A single window of Nicotiana tomentosiformis chromosome 1, ASM39032v3, whole genome shotgun sequence DNA harbors:
- the LOC138909030 gene encoding uncharacterized protein encodes MGLWIVIVVASYLAAAGTWWKTEFMGCPASNSFFPETSFHGMGGFYSWVLLAPRACCVECALICIVAGAEVVVLCITNSGEVLNYHAFTNSRGIYRVEETMPESGRWDACLARSISSFHDHCKHILDGKSGVKFNYNHPSGHSHTVRPFVYRPASVSTFCI; translated from the exons atgGGCCTTTG GATTGTCATCGTGGTTGCTTCTTACTTAGCTGCTGCAGGAACATGGTGGAAAACTGAATTCATGGGCTGTCCTGCTTCAAACTCTTTTTTTCCAGAAACATCATTCCATGGGATGGGAGGGTTTTATAGTTGGGTGCTGTTAGCACCTCGAGCTTGTTGTGTAGAATGTGCTCTAATTTGTATAGTGGCAG GTGCTGAGGTTGTTGTTCTTTGTATAACTAATTCTGGGGAAGTTCTAAATTATCACGCATTCACAAACTCAAGGGGCATTTACAGAGTGGAAGAGACAATGCCAGAGAGTGGTCGTTGGGATGCATGCCTTGCGAGATCCATTAGCAGCTTCCATGACCACTGCAAACATATACTAGATGGAAAATCTGGTGTGAAGTTCAACTATAATCATCCTTCTGGGCATTCTCACACAGTCAGACCATTTGTGTATCGTCCAGCCAGTGTCTCAACATTCTGCATCTAG